In Mytilus trossulus isolate FHL-02 chromosome 6, PNRI_Mtr1.1.1.hap1, whole genome shotgun sequence, a single window of DNA contains:
- the LOC134720733 gene encoding protein asteroid homolog 1-like, whose product MGIPGLTTLIDDNLQLLQDYQLHHSKVIIDGNNLYHLLFYSYNVGFTHGGDYDKFSRKIKEFFDILKSCDIEPYIILDGGYEPDDRKLKTTLERATKRILLSGAIINSDRGKILPILSYEVFMTALEELGIPHVTCDFEADNQIAILANDFKCPVISFDSDFYVLNLTDGFIPFDSVNFEVQPTVTDSDGKEFKYLPVKRYFTQNFISCFPELDKEVLPLMATVLGNDYVNIHTFEEFYSALKIPKHAPLGITVTRTHTKMMKIMNWLESLKSIESGVNRLILSVKPERRDGVKELIKKSMDAYTNITTYRSFSLYDFFTNKKEDSSMSYQTLSYNKNTIPSWFIDFHRQGKMPPFMQNTLVLHRNILQCQVEEIKMPSSYSCSTYLRQVLYSILLRDELKKFACTEMSKKCCVEEYDRQDGQKNVKKNLIEIIPSVEGYGDLPGLGEIEDIKCSRKRELLCKVFNLNFDQSNKEIISDDIVLFIMAVVFWIRNADPKTNLHSVKTLLVCWVALSARTITEEEDKNDSTINAAFTKSTLDQREKLKKNLEKFFHAPQHTMKHPIDISIIHGFAQFQSCFLSTTHLNQILGFPFPPVNPSAIFCGSFLYNFCKDLQTRSIPDLFISEMLVKQSPALSLFQNLMSFILSTVDEDQCLKTVTSSNKRSRNRKKKKAATPVDKKIDSEDDELLITNETIDKSTVIKVKTNLKAACELTNRFNFLDINDSDDTDS is encoded by the coding sequence ATGGGCATCCCAGGTCTGACAACTTTGATAGATGATAACTTGCAGCTTCTACAAGACTATCAGCTTCATCATTCTAAAGTTATAATCGATGGTAACAATCTCTACCATCTACTCTTCTATAGTTACAATGTTGGTTTCACACACGGAGGTGATTACGataaattttcaagaaaaattaaagaatttttcgacattttaaaaTCATGTGATATAGAACCTTACATTATCCTTGATGGTGGGTATGAGCCAGATGATCGAAAACTGAAAACAACATTAGAGAGAGCTACTAAAAGGATACTCTTATCAGGAGCAATAATAAACTCTGACCGGGGAAAGATTCTTCCTATCCTGTCATATGAAGTGTTTATGACTGCACTAGAGGAACTTGGTATTCCTCATGTAACATGTGACTTTGAAGCAGACAACCAGATAGCAATATTAGCAAATGATTTCAAATGTCCAGTTATTTCCTTTGACAGCGACTTTTATGTTCTTAATCTAACCGATGGGTTTATTCCATTTGATAGCGTCAACTTTGAAGTCCAGCCAACAGTAACAGACAGTGATGGCaaagaatttaaatatcttCCTGTCAAAAGGTATTTCACACAAaactttatttcatgttttccaGAACTTGATAAGGAAGTTTTGCCTCTAATGGCAACAGTGCTTGGAAATGATTACGTAAATATTCACACCTTTGAAGAATTTTATTCGGCTTTAAAAATTCCTAAACATGCTCCGTTAGGCATTACTGTTACTAGAACACATACCAAAATGATGAAGATAATGAACTGGCTGGAAAGTTTGAAAAGTATTGAAAGTGGAGTAAACAGGCTTATATTGTCAGTTAAACCTGAAAGACGAGATGGTGTGaaagaattaattaaaaaatcaatggaTGCATATACTAACATTACCACATACCGTTCATTCAGTTTGTATGATTTCTTCaccaataaaaaagaagattcaTCAATGAGTTATCAGACATtaagttataataaaaacacCATTCCATCTTGGTTCATAGATTTTCACAGGCAAGGGAAGATGCCACCTTTCATGCAGAATACATTGGTTCTTCATAGAAATATCTTACAATGTCAAGTGGAGGAAATAAAAATGCCTTCATCGTACAGTTGTTCTACATACTTACGTCAAGTTTTGTACAGCATATTATTGAGAGacgaattaaaaaaatttgcatgtacggaaatgtcaaaaaaatgttgcGTTGAGGAGTATGATCGACAAGATGGacagaaaaatgtaaagaaaaatctaattgaaatcattccttcagTGGAAGGATATGGTGACCTCCCAGGGCTAGGTGAGATAGAGGATATAAAATGTAGCAGAAAGCGAGAACTATTGTGCAAGGTTTTTAATCTAAACTTTGATCAAAGTAACAAGGAAATTATCAGTGATGACATAGTTTTGTTTATAATGGCAGTCGTTTTCTGGATAAGAAATGCAGACCCTAAAACAAATTTACATTCTGTAAAAACACTTCTGGTCTGTTGGGTTGCTTTGTCAGCAAGAACAATTACTGAAGAAGAGGATAAAAACGATTCCACAATAAATGCAGCATTTACAAAATCTACTTTAGACCAGAgagaaaaactgaaaaagaatTTAGAAAAGTTTTTTCATGCACCTCAACATACTATGAAGCATCCTATTGATATAAGTATCATTCATGGATTTGCTCAGTTTCAGTCATGTTTTTTGTCAACTACACATTTGAATCAAATATTGGGTTTTCCATTCCCACCTGTTAATCCGTCAGCAATCTTCTGTGGAAGTTTTCTGTACAATTTTTGTAAGGATCTGCAAACAAGATCAATTCCCGATCTTTTTATATCAGAAATGTTAGTAAAGCAGTCCCCTGCTCTTTCTTTGTTTCAAAATCTGATGTCATTTATTTTGTCCACAGTTGATGAAGATCAATGTTTAAAAACTGTCACATCATCAAATAAAAGGTCcagaaatagaaagaaaaagaagGCGGCTACTCCAGTAGACAAAAAAATTGACAGTGAAGATGATGAACTTTTAATTACCAATGAGACCATTGATAAGAGTACTGTtataaaagtgaaaacaaatcTCAAAGCTGCTTGTGAACTGACAAATAGATTTAATTTTCTAGATATTAACGATTCTGATGATACTGATAGTTAA